The Arcanobacterium wilhelmae region CGCGCTGGTTGCACTCTTCCTTCAGGTGGGCGTGAACTTTTCCAACGACTACTCCGATGGTATCCGCGGCACCGACGCCGATCGCACCGGTCCCACACGGCTGACAGCCTCCGGCCTTGTCAAGCCACAGACCGTCAAGCTCATGGCGTTCGTTTTCTTTGGTTTTGCGGCAATCGCCGGCCTGGCACTCGTGGCGATCTCGGGCCACTGGTGGTTGCTTGCCGTTGGCGCAGCCGCGATCGTGGCCGCATGGTTCTACACTGGCGGCAAACACCCGTACGGGTACGCGGGCCTGGGCGAAGTTTTCGTCATGGTGTTCTTCGGCTGGGTGGCAACGGTTGGCACGGTATACACGCAGTCAAATGTGGCCTACTGGTACACGTGGGTGGCTGGCACCGGCATCGGCTTTATTGCCTGCGCACTGCTGATGGTGAACAACCTTCGCGACATCCCCACCGACGCTGCCACCGGCAAGAAAACCCTCGCTGTTCGTATGGGCGATAAGGTGGCGCGTTGGGCGTTTATCGGCATGCTTCTCGCAGCCCTGATCTGTGCGTCGGCCCTGGTTGCTGTGGGTGGCTTGTGGCTCGTGCTCTCGCTGGTGTTCCTCGTGTTCGCCTTCGTGATCGTGATCCGCCCGGTCCAGCGCGGCGCGAGCGGCGCGGCTTTGATCCCAGTTCTGCGCGATACAGGC contains the following coding sequences:
- a CDS encoding 1,4-dihydroxy-2-naphthoate polyprenyltransferase, which gives rise to MASTADWLEGARVRTLPASLAPVILASGITLGEGSFSWVRTLLAALVALFLQVGVNFSNDYSDGIRGTDADRTGPTRLTASGLVKPQTVKLMAFVFFGFAAIAGLALVAISGHWWLLAVGAAAIVAAWFYTGGKHPYGYAGLGEVFVMVFFGWVATVGTVYTQSNVAYWYTWVAGTGIGFIACALLMVNNLRDIPTDAATGKKTLAVRMGDKVARWAFIGMLLAALICASALVAVGGLWLVLSLVFLVFAFVIVIRPVQRGASGAALIPVLRDTGLFELAYAILITVSIVIAQS